TGTATGCCCGCGACCGCGGCTGCACCGCCCCGGCTGCACCACCCCGGCCTACCACTGCCAGGTCCATCACCTCACCGCCTGGCAAACCTGCCACAGCACCCACATCACCAACCTCGCCCTGGCCTGCGGCATCCACAACCGCCTCGCCGACAAAGGCTGGACCACCCACACCACCAGCCGCGGCCTCACCCAATGGCTACCCCCACCCACCTCGACCACGGCCAACCCCGCATCAACACCTTCCACCACCCCGAACGCCGCTACCCACCCGACGACGACGCCGATCCCTAGGGGCGCAACGACTTCGGCGTACCCGCGGAGCGCGAACGTGCTCCGTGATCGGTGACGCCTCGGCCGCCTGCTGGGTGAAGCAGCCATTGTGGCGCACGGCGCGCCGGGACGTACGACGGGAACTCGAGCGCATGATGGAGCAGCGGCTGTTCAACCGCCGACGTCAGGCATCCGCCGCGGCTACTGCGGCGGCGCCGCAGCATCCGACGCCGGTTGCGCAACCACTCCCCGCTCGATGAGATGCTCGATCAGCGGAATAGCGCTGGCGGCAAGGTGTTCCGACATCGCCCGACGAGCCGACTCCTCGTTGCGCTCAGCCAGCGCGGCGAGCACCCGACGGTGGTCCTTGACGGCCTGGTCGGGCCAGTGCTCGATCATCGGGAACACCGATTCGGGCGCGTACCGGGTGATCTGAGACATCACCTGAGCCAACTTCGGCGAATCCGCGGCGATGTTGATCGCCCGGTGAAACTCGTGGTTGAGCCGGATGGTGCGCTCGTCATCGTGGTCTGCATAGGCCTCCTCCTCCAGCTGCGCCTGAATCTCTTTCAGTTCCCGCAGCTAGCTGGGCATCGGTGATGTGCGAGGCGGCCCGAGCCGCCAGCTCGCCACCCACGTGGGCCTGCACATTGGCGACATCGGCGAGGTCGCGCCGGGTCAAGGGCAGCACCTGGAAACCACGTCGGGGCTGTTGCGCGACAAGGCCTTCGGCGCGCAACGCGAACAACGCCTCACGCACCGGCGTGACGCTGACGCCCAGTTCTGCGGCTAACTGGTCCAACCGCACGTACTGACCGGCGGCGTAGGTGCCCTCGAAGATCCGCTTTCGGACAAAGGCCGCGACGTCCTCGGAAAGCTGAGGACGCGCACCGAAATCCGGAACCGTCATCGCCTCACATCCGATACTCGTCGAGCAGGCGTTTGCTGATGATCTGCTTCTGGATTTCGCTGGTTCCCTCGCCGATCAGCAGGAACGGCGCGTCACGCATCAGCCGCTCGATCTCGTACTCCTTGGAGTAACCGTAACCGCCGTGGATCCGGAAGCTCTGCTGCGTCACCTCCGAGCAGAATTCGCTGGCAAGGTATTTCGCCATTCCCGCCGCCACGTCGTTGCGCTCGCCGGAGTCCTTGAGCCGCGCCGCGTTGACCATCATCAGGTGCGCGGCTTCGACTTTGGTGGCCATCTCGGCCAGCTGGAACGCGATGGCCTGGTGCTCGGCGATCGGCTTACCGAACGTCTGGCGCTGCTGGGCATAGCGCACCGCCAACTCGAAGGCGCGGATACCGACGCCGCAGGCCCGCGCCGAAACGTTGACACGACCGACTTCGATGCCGTCCATCATCTGGAAGAAACCCTGCCCCGGCTTGCCGCCGAGAATGTCATCGGCGCTGGCACCGTAGCCGTCGAAGATGAGTTCGGTGGTGTCGATGCCTTTGTAGCCGAGCTTGTCGATCTTGCCGGGAATGATCAGGCCGGGCACGACTTCACCGAAGCCGACCGGCTTTTCGACCAGGAAGGCGGTCAGGTTGCGGTGCGGCTTGTCGGCGCCCTCGTCGGTGCGTACCAATACGGCGACCAGCGTGGAGCTGCCGCCGTTGGTCAGCCACATCTTCTGGCCGTCGATCGTGTAGGTGCCGTCCGCATTGCGGGTCGCGCGGGTCCGGATCGCGGCCACGTCGGAACCCAGCTCCGGCTCCGACATCGAGAAGGCGCCACGGGTTTCGCCGACCGCCATCCGCGGCAGGAAGCGCTGCTTCTGTTCCTCAGTGCCGTGCTGGCGCAACATGTAGGCCACGATGAAGTGGGTGTTGAGCACGCCGGACACGCTCATCCAGCCGCGCGCCAGCTCTTCCACGCACAACGCATAGGTCAGCAGCGACTCCCCCAGACCGCCGTACTCCTCGGGGATCATCAACCCGAACAGGCCCATCTCGCGCAAGCCGTCCACGATCGCCTGCGGGTAGGTGTCGCTGCGCTCGAGTTCGGGCGCGTTCGGAATAATCTCCTTATCGACGAACTGCCTTACCGTGGTGACGATCTCGGTCTGGATCTCGGTCAGGCCGAGGGTCTGGGCGAGTCTTGTCATTGCGTCCCTATCGTTTTCGCGGCCACCAGGCGCGCGATCTCCGCCGCGGTCAGACCCAGTTCGGAGAGCAGGTCGGCGGTGTCGGCCCCCAGCCCCGGCGCGGCGATGCTGGCCGGATGTTCACCGTCGAACGCCACCGGCAGGGCGGGAGCCAAATACTCCCCCACACCCGGCTGTTGCAACCGGGAAAACAGCGGATTCGCAGTCACTTTCGGGTCGGCGGCCACTTCGGCGAAGGTACGGTACCGCTCGAAGAGCACGGTGCTGCCCGAGAGCCCGGCCTCGATCTCTTCGGCGGTGTGGTCGGCGAACCAGGTGCCGAAAAGCCCGGAGAGTACGTCGCGGTAGCGGTATCGGTCACCCTCCGTGCCGAAGTCCGCACCCAGCGCGTCGGCCAGTGCGGCCATCGCCGCCCCGGTGCCGGTCACCTCGACCAGATCGCGAAAGTGCCTGCGCGTCAACAGCACCACCATGAACCTGGCTCCGTCGCGGCTGACGAAGTCCTGACCGTACTGGCCGAAAATGGAATTGCCGACCCGCGGTCGCTGGGTTCCGAGTATCTGCGGTTCGGTGAGCAGCCCGAGGTTGCCCGCGGTGGCCAGCGCAACGTCTTCCAGCGCCAGGGTGATTCGCGCACCCGATCCGGACTGGTCGCGGCGGTGCACCGCGGCGACCACGGCGAGTGCAGCGTACAGACCACAGCTGACGTCCCACGCCGGCAGCACGTGGTTGATCGGACCTGCGTAGTCAGCCGGACCGGTGACCAACGGGAATCCAATGGCCGCGTTCACGGTGTAGTCCACCCCGGTGGATCCGTCACCGCGCCCCAGCAATTGGAGGTGGATGACGTCGGATCGCTTGGCCGCCAATGCTTCATGGCTCAGCCAGGACAGCCCGGCCGAGTTGGTGACGACGATTCCGTCGCCTTCCACGATCAGCCGCTGCACCAGATCCTGTCCCTCGGGTGAGCGCAGATCGATGGTGGCCGAACGCTTTCCCTTGTTCAGTCCGGTCCAGTAGATCGAGGTGCCGTCCTCGGCCAGCGGCCACCGTTGGGTATCGGAGGCACCGCCGATCGGATCGACGCGGATCACCTGCGCACCGAGTTGACTCAGCGTCATGCCGCACAGCGGCGCGGCGACGAAGCTGGACACCTCGACGATGCGCACACCGGTCAGTGGCAGCGTCACAGCGCCCCGACCCGCTCGAAGATGGCAGCCAACCCCTGACCGCCGCCGATGCACATGGTCTCCAGGCCGTAGCGCGCCTGGCGCCGGTAGAGTTCACGCGCCAGAGTGGCCAGCATCCGGCCGCCGGTCGCCCCGACCGGGTGGCCCAGCGAGATGCCGGAGCCCAGCACATTGGTCCGGTCATGGTCGGCGGCGCCGAAGTTCCACTCCCGCATCACCGCGAGCGCCTGGGCGGCGAACGCCTCATTGAGCTCGATGAGGTCGATGTCGCTCAGCTTCAGGCCGGCCTTGGCCAGCGCGGCTTCGGTAGCGGGCACCGGCCCGATTCCCATGACGTTCGGCGCCACCCCGGCTTGCGCCCAGGACACCAACCGCACCAATGGCGTCAACCCGAGTTGGGCGGCCTTCTCCGGTGTGGTCACCACGCACATGGCGGCCGCGTCGTTCTGGCCACTGGCATTGCCGGCGGTCACCGTCGCATCCGGATCGTCTTTGCCGAGAACGGGTTTGAGCCTGCTCAACGACTCCACCGAGGTGTCGGCGCGGGGATGCTCGTCGGTGTCGATCCGCTCGTCGCCCGAGCGGGTGCGGACCGTGACCGGGATGATCTCTTCGGCTAGCAGGCCGTCCTTCTGCGCGGCCACCGCACGCTGGTGTGAGCGCACCGCGAGCTCGTCCTGTTCCTGCCGGGAGATGCCGTACTGCCGGCGCAGGTTCTCGGCGGTCTCCAGCATGCCGCCGGGCACCGGGTAGTTGCGGCCGCCGGCGGTGCTGCGGCCGCGGGCCAGGGCGTCGTGGATGCGCACCCCGGATCGCGCTCCGCCCCAACGCATATCGGTGGAATAGAACGTGACGTTGCTCATGCTCTCGCAGCCACCGGCAATCACCAGGTCGTCGTTGCCGGTGCTCACCTGCAGGCATGCCTGGATCACCGCCTGCAACCCCGAGCCGCAGCGACGGTCGACCTGCATGCCAGGCACCGTCACTGGCAGCCCGGCATCCAGCGCCACCACCCGACCGATGGCCGGGGCCTCGGCGCTGGGATAGCAGTGCCCCAGGATGACATCCCGGACCGCCTCGGGAGCGATGCCGGTGCGGTCGAGCAGACCCTGCAGGGCAGCGACGCCCAGCTCAACGGCGGACAGCGACTTGAACATTCCGCCGTAGCGGCCGATCGGAGTGCGGACCGGTTCGCAGATCACGGCCTCGTGCCGAGCGGTCACAGGTGTCGGCCCCCGGTGATCTCCATCACGGTCCCGGTCATGTAGGACGAGAGGTCAGAGGCCAGGAACAGGGCGACACTGGCCACTTCGCTGGGTTCACCGGCGCGGCCCATCGGCACCTCGGCGACCTTGGAGTCCCAAATCCGCTGCGGCATCGCTTCGGTCATCGCTGAACGAATCAGACCGGGCTGGATCGCGTTGACCCGAATACCCAGGTAGGCAAGCTCTTTGGCGGCGGCCTTGGTCATGCCGACGATGCCGGCCTTGGCCGCGGAGTAGTTGGTCTGCCCGATCATGCCGACCTTGCCCGAGATCGAGGACATGTTGATGATGACGCCGCGCTTCGTCTCGCGCATAACTGCGGCGGCCAACCGCGTGCCGTTCCAGGTGCCCTTCAGGTGCACTGCGATCACCTGGTCGAACTGTTCTTCGGTCATCTTGCGCATGGTCGCGTCGCGGGTGATGCCGGCGTTGTTGACCATGATGTCCAGCGCGCCGAAACGGTCGATCGCGGTCTGGATCAGGTTCTGCACCTCGTCCGCTTTCGTGACGTCGCAGCGGACCGCGACGGCCACCTGCTCGCCGCCCAGTTTCTCGGCCGCGGCCTGCGTCGCTTCGAGGTTGACATCACCGAGCACCACTCGCGCACCCTCGGCGATGAACCGCTCGGCAATGGCGAAACCAAGGCCTTGCGCACCCCCGGTGACCACCGCGGTCTGACCCTCCAGCAACGACATCTCGCTCCCTTTCCTGGCCCGAACCGGGCACTTCGGTCGTAAATCATATTTCATATATGATATTGGTTCACCCTATCAAGCCGGTCGAAGGAGCACCGAACGATGTCCGTTGCCGAGGTCTCCGACGAGGACTTCCGCGAGATCCTGGCGCAGACGCGCCATTTCGTGCGCACCGCGGTGATACCGCGCGAGCAGCAGATCCTCGACGACGATCAGGTGCCCGACGACCTGCGCGACCAGGCCAAGAAGATGGGCCTGTTCGGCTACGCGATCCCCCAGGAGTGGGGCGGGCTGGGCTTGAACCTGATCCAGGACGTCGAATTGGCCATGGAGTTGGGCTACACCTCGCTGGCGCTGCGGTCGATGTTCGGCACCAACAACGGCATCGCCGGGCAGGTGCTCGTCGGCTTCGGCACCGACGAACAGAAGGCGCGCTGGCTGGAGTCCATCGCATCAGGTGAAACCGTCGCCTCCTTCGCCCTCACCGAACCCGGCGCTGGCTCCAACCCGGCCGGCCTGAAGACCAAAGCCGTTCGCGATCAACAGGATTGGGTGATCGACGGCCAGAAGTGCTTCATCACCAACGCACCCGTCGCGAACCTGTTCATCGTCTTCGCCCGCACCCGGCCCGCCGACGAACGGGGGCCGGGCATCGCCGTCTTCCTGGTCCCGGCCGATACTCCCGGCGTCCAGGTCGGTGTCAAGGACGCCAAGATGGGCCAGGAGGGCGCCTGGACGGCCGACGTCACCTTCACCAATGTCCGGGTCGACGACAGCGCGTTGATCGGCGGCGCCGAGGACATCGGTTACCGGGCGGCCATGACCTCGCTGGCGCGCGGCCGCGTGCACATCGCCGCGCTGG
The nucleotide sequence above comes from Mycobacterium kiyosense. Encoded proteins:
- a CDS encoding hypothetical protein (frameshifted, insertion at around 4299357); protein product: MSQITRYAPESVFPMIEHWPDQAVKDHRRVLAALAERNEESARRAMSEHLAASAIPLIEHLIERGVVAQPASDAAAPPQ
- a CDS encoding hypothetical protein (frameshifted, insertion at around 4299363;~possible pseudo due to internal stop codon), whose product is MTVPDFGARPQLSEDVAAFVRKRIFEGTYAAGQYVRLDQLAAELGVSVTPVREALFALRAEGLVAQQPRRGFQVLPLTRRDLADVANVQAHVGGELAARAASHITDAQLAAGTERDSGAAGGGGLCRPR
- a CDS encoding acyl-CoA dehydrogenase gives rise to the protein MTRLAQTLGLTEIQTEIVTTVRQFVDKEIIPNAPELERSDTYPQAIVDGLREMGLFGLMIPEEYGGLGESLLTYALCVEELARGWMSVSGVLNTHFIVAYMLRQHGTEEQKQRFLPRMAVGETRGAFSMSEPELGSDVAAIRTRATRNADGTYTIDGQKMWLTNGGSSTLVAVLVRTDEGADKPHRNLTAFLVEKPVGFGEVVPGLIIPGKIDKLGYKGIDTTELIFDGYGASADDILGGKPGQGFFQMMDGIEVGRVNVSARACGVGIRAFELAVRYAQQRQTFGKPIAEHQAIAFQLAEMATKVEAAHLMMVNAARLKDSGERNDVAAGMAKYLASEFCSEVTQQSFRIHGGYGYSKEYEIERLMRDAPFLLIGEGTSEIQKQIISKRLLDEYRM
- a CDS encoding dehydratase, whose product is MTLPLTGVRIVEVSSFVAAPLCGMTLSQLGAQVIRVDPIGGASDTQRWPLAEDGTSIYWTGLNKGKRSATIDLRSPEGQDLVQRLIVEGDGIVVTNSAGLSWLSHEALAAKRSDVIHLQLLGRGDGSTGVDYTVNAAIGFPLVTGPADYAGPINHVLPAWDVSCGLYAALAVVAAVHRRDQSGSGARITLALEDVALATAGNLGLLTEPQILGTQRPRVGNSIFGQYGQDFVSRDGARFMVVLLTRRHFRDLVEVTGTGAAMAALADALGADFGTEGDRYRYRDVLSGLFGTWFADHTAEEIEAGLSGSTVLFERYRTFAEVAADPKVTANPLFSRLQQPGVGEYLAPALPVAFDGEHPASIAAPGLGADTADLLSELGLTAAEIARLVAAKTIGTQ
- a CDS encoding acetyl-CoA acetyltransferase produces the protein MICEPVRTPIGRYGGMFKSLSAVELGVAALQGLLDRTGIAPEAVRDVILGHCYPSAEAPAIGRVVALDAGLPVTVPGMQVDRRCGSGLQAVIQACLQVSTGNDDLVIAGGCESMSNVTFYSTDMRWGGARSGVRIHDALARGRSTAGGRNYPVPGGMLETAENLRRQYGISRQEQDELAVRSHQRAVAAQKDGLLAEEIIPVTVRTRSGDERIDTDEHPRADTSVESLSRLKPVLGKDDPDATVTAGNASGQNDAAAMCVVTTPEKAAQLGLTPLVRLVSWAQAGVAPNVMGIGPVPATEAALAKAGLKLSDIDLIELNEAFAAQALAVMREWNFGAADHDRTNVLGSGISLGHPVGATGGRMLATLARELYRRQARYGLETMCIGGGQGLAAIFERVGAL
- the fabG2 gene encoding putative oxidoreductase translates to MSLLEGQTAVVTGGAQGLGFAIAERFIAEGARVVLGDVNLEATQAAAEKLGGEQVAVAVRCDVTKADEVQNLIQTAIDRFGALDIMVNNAGITRDATMRKMTEEQFDQVIAVHLKGTWNGTRLAAAVMRETKRGVIINMSSISGKVGMIGQTNYSAAKAGIVGMTKAAAKELAYLGIRVNAIQPGLIRSAMTEAMPQRIWDSKVAEVPMGRAGEPSEVASVALFLASDLSSYMTGTVMEITGGRHL
- a CDS encoding acyl-CoA dehydrogenase; amino-acid sequence: MSVAEVSDEDFREILAQTRHFVRTAVIPREQQILDDDQVPDDLRDQAKKMGLFGYAIPQEWGGLGLNLIQDVELAMELGYTSLALRSMFGTNNGIAGQVLVGFGTDEQKARWLESIASGETVASFALTEPGAGSNPAGLKTKAVRDQQDWVIDGQKCFITNAPVANLFIVFARTRPADERGPGIAVFLVPADTPGVQVGVKDAKMGQEGAWTADVTFTNVRVDDSALIGGAEDIGYRAAMTSLARGRVHIAALAVGAAQRALDESVAYAATATQGGTPIGKFQLVQAMLADQQTGVLAGRALVRDTARAWVANEDRRIAPSAAKLFCTEMAGKVADLAVQVHGGSGYMRGVPVERIYRDVRLLRLYEGTSEIQRLIIGGNLVKGAQR